Genomic DNA from Callospermophilus lateralis isolate mCalLat2 chromosome 11, mCalLat2.hap1, whole genome shotgun sequence:
CTGTCTCCTCCTTGGCCTCCCTGCCCACTCCCCCAACTGCATTCTTTATCCCAACTGAACTCCTCCATGTGTCTGTCGAGGCCACCATGATCTGATCCCACCTTATCCATCAAACCCGTTTTCCACTACTCAAAATACTAATGAAAGCACCAGTTACACGTGATGGGTGAACTTCGTACCCCTTATCTCAACCCTCACAACACTAACTGGTCACCAACAAAGCAATCACTCTCCTTATTTCATAGGCTGAAGACTGACAGGGGCTACACCAgtaaaaactggatatccacaaaTACCCAGCTTTTCTGACTTGTGCAAAATTCACTATAACCTGGATACACACTTCCTCTGCTTAGAGGAGGGTGTGTTCCTAAAAGACTGGCTGAGAATCTCCGCCCCTATGTATGCTCTTGATAGGGAATGAAGGCCACAGTACATCAGGCAGGAGTAGAGATAGCAGACCAGGTCTACTAAGGGAAGTGCCTATGAGTGCTGTCTGTGTGGGAGTTCAATAGGAACTTGACATTGGATACAAACAAGAGAAGGTTCTGAGCAGACACCAACTGAAACGCCACTTAAGTTGCCCTCTGAAGACCTTGGTGGCAAGGAGAGTGCCTCTGGCAGAAGAGACAGTGCACACACTTCATCCCCGCCCGCCTTTCCCGGCTTACATGCAGGACGCCTGGACAAGTGCAGGGCTGGTCTCTCGCCCAGGAGCCTCTGCAGTATATTTATATCATGATTCAAAAGGTTCTTGCTGTTCTCAAGTCACCCTTGTCTTCCCAACTTGATTTTCAGCTTTTTAAAGGCAAGAATGTCACACTTCCATTCCCTTCAAGAACACTGTAGGGACCAGATAATGGCTTTTGCCCAAACTGTGGAAAAGGTTCTCAAAGCTTCATACCTTTCACACATTTCCACAACTGAGACTCCACGGGAAGAAGGCAGTGTGTGACAGCAGCCTTCTTCCCCTCCAGAGGTTTGCTGCCAGTCAGTCTCTCACCCCTCTATAGGCCCAGGCCCTCCTCACTGAGCCCATCTCATTTAACAAGATCAAAATATGGGGTGAATGAGCATTCTCTTAAATTGCTGGTAAGGACAGAACTGAGCAGTTTCTACGAGAGAGATTACAAAAAttgaagatgggcttttccttgACCCCCGCACACTATACTACGCTGGCCCATTTGCAGCTCAGTAAAACAGAAACGATTATTCTCATCAATTGGGCACTGGCTAAATCACAAAGCATCAGGGCAAAGGATCTCTAAGACATATTAACTGCaaaaaataacatacaaaatagtgTGCATAGTGACCCCATATATACACTCAAATATTTCTGCAAGGTCACACAAGGAAATGGTAGCCTGGGGTGAGGATGGGTGACTGAGCAATAGGGATGGGACTTTTTACCTTTAAATTGTATATCCCAATAATATGTAAGTTCTTAAAGAATTACATAATAactgttaaaaaaaagttttcagctgggtgcagtggtgcacacctggaatcccagtaactagagaggctgaggtaggaagattgcaagttcaaagccagcctcagcaatgtagtgagaccctaatcaacttagtgacaccctgtctcaaaataaaataaaatttaaaagggttggggatgtggctgagtggctaagctcctctgagttcaatcaatccctggtagcaaaaGTCTTCATCATTGTGGTAAAGAAACTGCTTTTTCAAAAACCCCGAAACATgggctggagttatagctcagtggtagagtgcttggttaacacatgtgaggcactgggttcaatcctcagaaccacataaaaataaataaaataaaggtatggtgtccatctacaacttaaaaataaaagcaaaaaaacagAATCATGAGTTTTAGAGACATAGTGTGACTTCCCCTACTCCCCCAACTGTTACTACCTTGTTCACCTGCTTGTTAGATCCTCTTCCCAAGGTCTTGCCAGATATTCAGTACCCAACTGCTCAGTCTTTGAATGAATGAAATTTACTCCCCCATCTGAAAGTGAAGTATTCCTTAAACACAAGGAATTGTAAAACAGTGACAAATGTTGTGGGGTGAggggaacttggctgagaattgcTTTTGCCTCATGGACTCAATGGCCTTCATGCACTGAGCACCCGTATGCAAGGAGGCATTGAAGCTGTGAGAGGCAGACCCTCTTTCAGCCTACCAGAAGACCACACACAGAACAATCGGGTGGAAATGCTACACCGGTTTTAAATCAAGAAATTTTGGAAGCAACTTATTCACAGATAACAGAGGAATGTTTCATTTATTTAGTAAAATCCAGGGAAATGAGAAAGTCAATTCATATGTCCAGCCAGTGAGGATGAGGGAGGGAGGATGTTCACACAGTACATCTGAATTAGATGCCCCTCACCACCTGGGTGATCCAGTGATCTCCAGAGACACCATTTAAATTCAGTCTTGAGTTGGGtgtaatcattcattcattcactcattcaacagACATTTTCCAAGCAGTCTACTATATGCAGGCCTAAGCCAATTGTCTCCAACACACTTTATCCATGAAATTCAAGTTCTGACCTTTGTCTAAAGACAGGTCCTCACTCTCCCCACAAAGCACAGGTCAGCTCAGACTCTTGAGCTGAAGTTAACAGTTTTATGGCAAAAAGTACCAAGATTATCTGCCAACAGAAACAGCTGTCAAGGGAGCACATTACGTGTGCAAGTAAAAACCTGAAGGATCCAGACAAGATTCATGTCAGAGAATCAAATGCAGCCAGCCACATACTAATACACACCTCTGAGCAAACCTATTCAGAACAAGGCCCGTTCAAACAATCTTTATGAAGGTTTCTTCATGTTATTTACAAATTCAAAGTAAATTTACTTTATAAGCAGCCAGGGAATACTTTATTTAGTAATGTCTTGAAAGTTCACAAAACTGCTTCTTTCAAACCATGATACTGAGCTTATAACAATCTGGAAATAGGAACTAAGACAAGGCAAACACAGTGCCTTAGAGATCAAGAAACATTTACATAGTTCAATTGTTAAAAATAGCTCAGCACTCATCCAGTGAGCACAGTGTGTCCCTCATGTTCACAGTACACAAGTCCTTCAGGGAGGGGAGAGGCCTTTAGACTGCACTTCGGGTGTCTCCAAATTTGGGTCCTGGGCAATGTCTTTCTGAGGCTGGTTTCCTTCCAATGCAGTTTGAGGTGTGACGCTCGCATGTTCAGATTTCCAGGAAATGTGACTACGTTCCTGCTGCTTAAAAGACCAGATATAAGTAACGCAGATGTTATCATTTCCACTCAATTAACTGGCTAGAGCCACATGACTAGCACATTCTGAAAAATTTAGCACTAACAAATTCTGTAATGACAAATAGTAAATATGATAAAAATTGATATAGAATCACAATTTCAAGAGCCTTAATGACAACTCACTTGTTCTAAATGGCAGTCATTACCACAAAATTCCAGTACATTCACTCTAACAGTATTTGACCTGAAGTCTTAGAATATGAGCCAAGgttgcaaaaaagaaaacaaacaaactccCCTTTAATTTCTGTCAAACAGGAACAAAACCCATTTTAACACCAGCTTCTTTTTTTCAGTGCAGAGGGTAGAACCCCGGGCCTCACAAAGgctgggcaagtgctccaccactgagctacacccccagtccaaCAGTAACAATCTTATAATACTCACAGTCTTTGTTTCTCCTACTCGTCTTAAAATGACACCTTCTGCCAATAAAGCCTTCCCCGTTTCCACAAATAATTTCTCTTCATCTGTTTCTCCAAGCTTCTGCAGCTCAATGTACTTCTCCACAAACCTGGAATCCCAAGCAACCACACCTGAGGTCTTGTGTGCAGGGCAGTCAGGATATGTGCTACACAGCACCAAGCACTACATCTTTTTATGAAGTAAAGTTCAACAAAACTCCTCAGACTGATGACTAAATCCTTGTAGGGAATAACTCACAGCTTGAAAATGGCTTACCGTTGACAGCTTGACTTGAAGTTTGGGTTGAACAGATCAAAAGCTTTTTGGCCAGACCCATAGGCAGAATAAAATTTCCTGGAAAATACAAACAATATGATATAAATCTCCAATTATAAATTGTGGACAGCAGGGCGGAAGGAATACAGAATAATTTCTAGGCCATGGGGAGTAAAGAGTTAATGCCCCTCTCCCTTCTGCACCCCAATTTCCCAGTTCCTCTCTCAGGAAGCAACATGAACCAATTTCTTGCACATCCACCCAGAAATATCCCACACCAGCATCTATCATTCCCTGTCATAGTCACATTCCCAAAGAATGGGAAATACTGCtctatatcttattttttttaattgcagtaAAGTTCACATAAAAATTTACTCAACTGAGTGACATTTAGAATAATCACTATGACCGCTTTCTAATTCCAAAACATTTTCATCATCCTCAAAAGAGACCCTGTAACCATTATGCAGTTACTCATTTCCCCCTCCTAATGTCTTGTCTTATTAACAATTACCTCAAATCAGTACATACAGAATGTTTCCAGTTCTTTGCTGCTCTAGACAGTGCTACAAGAATTATCTGTATCTATAGTTCCTCCTGCACTGTGCACATAAGTCTGTGAAATAAATTTACACAAAAATGGTATTATTGGATCAAGATATATGCATTTGTAAATTAGCCTTCCAAACTGCCAAATGCTTTCCAAAGCAGCTGTACCAATTTACAGTCACACCAGTCGTGTAGGAGTGCCTGTCTCCCTGTATCCACACCAAGCTATTATATTCCAACTTTTTGATCTTTGCCAACTTAATAGCTGAGAAATCATACCTCACTCTAGTTGTTTGTTGCAGCAGGGAAGACTGAACCCTGGGCTCTGTACTTCCTAGGAAGCACTCCACCACACTACACCCTCCAGGCTTGCTTTCATTCcttctgttttctctctctctttctagacagggtcttgttaatttACCCAGGCTGACCCCAAACTTGTGACTCTCAAGTAGCAGGGATtattagttttttgttgttgttgttgttttttaatgatCTTTTCAAGTTTAAAGGCAAATtgaatttccttttctgtgaactaTCTATTTGGTGGTTGCTgtggactgaatgtttgtgtcccctaAAATTCCTAGGATAAAACCCTAATTCCCAAGGTTTAATGATGGGACCATTGAGAGGTTATCAGGCCAGGGGTACAACCCGCATGACAGGATTAGTGCC
This window encodes:
- the Mrps23 gene encoding small ribosomal subunit protein mS23 isoform X2; translation: MAGSRLETVGSVFSRTRDLLRAGVLKEKPLWYDVYEAFPPLREPVFQRPRLRYGKAKAPIQDIWYHEDRIRAKFYSAYGSGQKAFDLFNPNFKSSCQRFVEKYIELQKLGETDEEKLFVETGKALLAEGVILRRVGETKTQERSHISWKSEHASVTPQTALEGNQPQKDIAQDPNLETPEVQSKGLSPP
- the Mrps23 gene encoding small ribosomal subunit protein mS23 isoform X1; amino-acid sequence: MAGSRLETVGSVFSRTRDLLRAGVLKEKPLWYDVYEAFPPLREPVFQRPRLRYGKAKAPIQDIWYHEDRIRAKFYSAYGSGQKAFDLFNPNFKSSCQRFVEKYIELQKLGETDEEKLFVETGKALLAEGVILRRVGETKTQQERSHISWKSEHASVTPQTALEGNQPQKDIAQDPNLETPEVQSKGLSPP